One Vigna unguiculata cultivar IT97K-499-35 chromosome 11, ASM411807v1, whole genome shotgun sequence DNA window includes the following coding sequences:
- the LOC114169712 gene encoding ADP,ATP carrier protein 3, mitochondrial-like has translation MADGLEHPSVVQKLAGQSYLVSRLSPNFHSRNYSATGINLNGGLHTSGLAALSSVSPITAHAPAEKGPDAFMVDFLMGGVSAAVSKTAAAPIERVKLLIQNQDEMIKSGRLSEPYKGIGDCFARTMKDEGVIALWRGNTANVIRYFPTQALNFAFKDYFKRLFNFKKDKDGYWKWFAGNLASGGAAGASSLLFVYSLDYARTRLANDSKAAKKGGERQFNGLIDVYRKTIKSDGIAGLYRGFNISCVGIIVYRGLYFGMYDSLKPVVLVGGLQDSFFASFLLGWGITIGAGLASYPIDTVRRRMMMTSGEAVKYKSSLHAFQTIVAKEGTKSLFKGAGANILRAVAGAGVLAGYDKLQLIMFGKKYGSGGG, from the exons ATGGCTGATGGACTGGAGCATCCATCAGTTGTTCAGAAGCTAGCTGGACAGTCTTACCTTGTCTCCAGGCTTAGCCCCAACTTTCACTCCAGGAATTATTCTGCAACTGGTATTAACCTTAATGGAGGACTGCACACATCTGGATTGGCTGCCTTGTCATCTGTATCTCCAATTACTGCACATGCTCCAGCAGAGAAAGGACCAGATGCTTTTATGGTGGATTTTCTGATGGGCGGAGTATCTGCTGCTGTATCAAAGACAGCTGCTGCTCCAATTGAGAGAGTCAAATTGCTCATTCAAAATCAGGATGAGATGATCAAAAGTGGTCGGTTATCTGAACCATACAAGGGAATTGGTGATTGTTTTGCTCGAACCATGAAGGATGAGGGTGTGATTGCTCTTTGGAGAGGCAATACTGCCAATGTTATCAGATACTTCCCCACTCAG GCTCTGAACTTTGCTTTTAAGGATTACTTCAAGAGGCTTTTTAACTTTAAGAAGGACAAAGATGGCTACTGGAAGTGGTTTGCTGGAAATCTGGCATCTGGTGGGGCTGCTGGGGCTTCTTCTCTCTTATTTGTCTATTCTTTGGATTATGCCCGTACACGTTTGGCTAATGATTCAAAGGCTGCAAAGAAGGGTGGTGAGAGGCAGTTTAATGGTCTGATTGATGTATACAGGAAAACCATTAAGTCTGATGGCATTGCTGGCCTTTACCGTGGTTTCAACATTTCATGTGTTGGAATTATAGTGTACCGTGGTCTTTACTTTGGAATGTATGATTCTCTGAAACCAGTTGTATTGGTTGGTGGGTTGCAG GATAGTTTCTTTGCTAGTTTCCTTTTGGGGTGGGGAATCACAATTGGTGCTGGTTTGGCTTCCTATCCCATTGACACTGTGCGTAGAAGGATGATGATGACTTCTGGAGAAGCTGTGAAGTATAAGAGTTCTTTGCATGCATTTCAAACAATCGTGGCAAAAGAAGGTACCAAGTCACTCTTCAAAGGCGCTGGTGCAAACATATTGCGTGCTGTTGCAGGTGCTGGTGTGCTTGCTGGTTATGATAAGTTGCAGCTTATTATGTTCGGAAAGAAATACGGGTCTGGCGGGGGCTAA